The following coding sequences are from one Eptesicus fuscus isolate TK198812 chromosome 7, DD_ASM_mEF_20220401, whole genome shotgun sequence window:
- the LOC114227740 gene encoding ribosomal RNA-processing protein 7 homolog A, which yields MVARRRKRAARDAEEGIPSPPGYSAVPIKFSEKQKASHYLYLREHRVREGTKSSWPPKRTLFVLNVPPYCTEECLARLLSPCGPVQSVELQGKPELTESPKEPQSKFFHPKPVPGFQVAYVVFQKPNGVSAALALKGPLLVSTETHPVKSGIHKWISDYTDSVLDPEALRVEVDTFMEAYDRKMAEEEAKAKEEEGVPDDEGWVKVTRRGRRPVLPRTEAASLRVLEREKRKRARKELLNFYAWQHRETKMEHLAQLRKKFEEDKQRIELMRAQRKFRPY from the exons ATGGTGGCGCGCCGGAGGAAGCGTGCGGCGCGGGACGCCGAAGAGGGGATTCCGAGCCCCCCGGGCTACTCAG CCGTTCCGATCAAGTTCTCCGAGAAGCAAAAGGCTTCCCATTACCTGTACCTGAGAGAGCACCGAGTTCGAGAAGGCACCAAGTCTTCCTGGCCTCCGaagaggaccctctttgtcctcAATGTGCCCCCGTACTGCACCGAG GAGTGCCTGGCCCGCCTCCTCTCCCCCTGTGGCCCCGTCCAGTCCGTGGAATTGCAGGGGAAGCCCGAGCTCACCGAGAGCCCCAAGGAGCCACAGTCCAAGTTCTTTCACCCCAAGCCTGTTCCG ggcttCCAGGTGGCCTACGTGGTGTTCCAGAAGCCAAATGGGGTGTCGGCTGCCTTAGCCCTGAAGGGCCCTTTGCTGGTCTCGACAGAGACTCACCCCGTGAAGAGTGGCATTCACA AGTGGATCAGTGACTACACAGACTCCGTGCTGGACCCGGAGGCCCTGCGAGTGGAAGTGGACACGTTCATGGAGGCGTACGACAGGAAGATGGCCGAG GAGGAAGCTAAGgccaaggaggaggaaggggtcccGGACGACGAGGGCTGGGTGAAGGTGACGCGCCGTGGCCGGCGGCCCGTGCTGCCCCGGACGGAGGCAGCCAGCCTGCGGGTGCTGGAGAGGGAGAAGCGGAAGCGCGCCCGCAAGGAGCTGCTCAACTTCTACGCCTGGCAGCACCGCGAGACCAAGATGGAGC ATCTAGCGCAGCTGCGCAAGAAGTTTGAGGAGGACAAGCAGAGGATTGAGCTGATGCGGGCCCAGCGCAAATTCCGTCCCTACTGA